Proteins from one Gimesia maris genomic window:
- a CDS encoding helix-turn-helix transcriptional regulator: MFGLDDIERDAIKRETRLVSLSLEILGLTDSKPRVRKAGFAPGCPMSRLTFEGFRSVFWNMPIYLVYENLYKLKWHTSCRPGKVLTKPQKTIAAQKYEECLLDASSENGGRPVGMVFPYDRIKGGLIMHNAEFLLQRSNDDCQIRWNVNGQPRCIERYASVLRYLHNCGWQPGIVAQSTQACSISAIQLMQSVSNSSALRMMLFLNELSSRSPSISEDLAAASAEIIREQHRRWICVKQKDISLKTGLTCDQVKRAVAWLEKRGLISVKKQGRLNCYSINTDTCYHILKDWT; encoded by the coding sequence ATGTTTGGTCTAGATGATATTGAGCGAGACGCGATCAAAAGGGAAACCCGACTGGTATCACTCTCGCTTGAGATACTTGGCTTAACGGATAGCAAACCTCGTGTTCGCAAGGCTGGCTTTGCCCCAGGCTGTCCAATGAGTCGGCTTACTTTCGAGGGATTCAGATCTGTCTTCTGGAATATGCCGATCTACTTAGTTTATGAAAACCTCTACAAGCTAAAGTGGCATACATCCTGTAGACCGGGAAAAGTGTTGACCAAGCCTCAGAAAACGATTGCTGCTCAGAAATATGAAGAATGCCTGCTTGATGCTTCATCTGAAAATGGCGGACGACCAGTTGGGATGGTTTTCCCCTACGATCGCATTAAGGGGGGATTGATCATGCACAATGCTGAATTCCTCTTACAGAGATCGAACGACGATTGTCAGATCCGGTGGAATGTAAATGGCCAGCCAAGGTGTATTGAACGCTATGCATCTGTGCTGAGGTATTTACATAACTGCGGATGGCAACCGGGCATTGTGGCGCAGAGCACTCAGGCGTGTTCGATCTCCGCGATTCAGCTTATGCAAAGCGTTAGCAATTCGTCTGCACTCAGAATGATGTTGTTCCTGAATGAGTTATCCAGCCGGAGTCCCAGCATATCGGAAGACCTGGCAGCAGCATCTGCAGAAATTATCCGGGAACAACATCGGCGCTGGATTTGCGTTAAGCAGAAAGACATTTCTTTGAAGACTGGATTGACCTGCGATCAGGTCAAACGAGCCGTTGCGTGGCTCGAGAAAAGAGGTTTGATAAGCGTCAAGAAACAAGGAAGATTGAACTGTTACTCCATAAATACTGACACTTGTTATCACATTTTAAAGGACTGGACTTAA
- the tnpA gene encoding IS66 family insertion sequence element accessory protein TnpA — protein MIQNNLSETAQVWADRLERFDQADITVAQFCQNENVSKASYYYCRRKIRDTTRTDHQRLRESTSAPPRQTARKPAGFLPVTLAAPSPATVMAVDLPGGIRIRFEIPACNQEARS, from the coding sequence ATGATCCAAAACAATTTGAGCGAAACCGCCCAAGTCTGGGCAGACCGACTGGAGCGATTCGACCAGGCTGACATCACCGTCGCGCAGTTCTGCCAAAACGAAAACGTCTCAAAAGCGTCCTACTATTACTGCCGGCGGAAGATCCGCGATACCACCAGGACAGACCATCAACGGCTTCGCGAAAGCACGTCTGCCCCTCCTCGACAGACTGCCAGAAAGCCGGCAGGTTTCCTGCCCGTCACGCTTGCAGCGCCCTCACCGGCCACTGTCATGGCGGTCGATCTGCCGGGCGGCATTCGTATTCGATTCGAGATCCCGGCCTGTAATCAGGAAGCCCGCTCATGA